A genomic segment from Cryptosporangium minutisporangium encodes:
- a CDS encoding helix-turn-helix transcriptional regulator, which translates to RRGALYDAASALHQAADRTPGPAEAARRYVRAILTARDSGAREWVGELHAELARITTDPAFLGPAARAAAVSLARSGRQREAFDVVAAVLRDNPPPAVVDVLALVDAAAIVTGLSGLPEHIDGLARMLATVPPGTPARGARLSSEELTRTFIRAVLDPAARAGRALWEDPLGNDGLPAESLEAGESIDDIHRLMMLGTTAWYEDESATAAAAIGHACDQRRRSGADGAGLEGLPVLVGALTDLGRWPEADRALAESSYLATVHDLPVTRTVVAALHAALQALRGDLTAAARTVEQAWPHFNLPENGAVHTRLARARGLIAISAGDYGTAYRHLRSLFDPHGEPLHPFHSLRAVAELATAAARADHRDDALVVLERARQACGADPTTRMRLLLHHAAALVDDDADAERSFRLATVDPAGEQWPYERAMARMHYGEWLRRRRRPLDARALLSAARDTFDRLGAVPAADRARLELRAAGDGLDRGHEGRSTLTALLTLTPQQREIVRLAAQGLTNKEIAERLFLSPRTVGAHLYSVFPKLGITRRRELRTVLTSDEPSAG; encoded by the coding sequence CCGCCGCGGTGCCCTCTACGACGCGGCGTCCGCGCTGCACCAGGCGGCCGACCGCACACCCGGCCCGGCCGAGGCCGCGCGGCGCTACGTGCGGGCGATCCTGACCGCGCGCGACTCCGGCGCACGGGAGTGGGTCGGTGAGCTGCACGCCGAGCTCGCCCGGATCACCACCGATCCCGCGTTCCTCGGCCCGGCTGCGCGTGCCGCCGCGGTCTCGCTCGCCCGGTCCGGACGGCAGCGCGAAGCGTTCGACGTGGTGGCCGCGGTGCTGCGCGACAACCCGCCGCCTGCCGTCGTCGACGTGCTCGCGCTCGTGGACGCGGCGGCGATCGTCACCGGCCTGAGTGGCCTGCCCGAGCACATCGACGGGCTGGCGCGCATGCTGGCGACGGTTCCGCCGGGGACGCCGGCGAGGGGTGCGCGGCTCTCGTCCGAGGAGCTGACGCGCACGTTCATCCGGGCGGTTCTCGACCCCGCGGCGCGGGCCGGCCGCGCGCTGTGGGAGGACCCGCTCGGGAACGACGGGCTGCCCGCCGAGTCGCTGGAGGCCGGGGAGTCGATCGACGACATCCACCGGCTGATGATGCTGGGCACCACCGCCTGGTACGAGGACGAGTCGGCGACGGCGGCCGCGGCGATCGGGCACGCGTGCGACCAGCGGCGACGGTCGGGGGCCGACGGCGCCGGGCTGGAAGGACTGCCCGTCCTGGTCGGCGCGCTGACCGACCTGGGACGCTGGCCGGAGGCCGACCGGGCGCTGGCGGAGTCGTCGTACCTGGCCACCGTGCACGACCTGCCGGTGACCCGAACCGTCGTCGCGGCACTGCACGCCGCACTCCAAGCCCTGCGTGGCGACCTCACCGCGGCCGCCCGGACCGTCGAGCAGGCCTGGCCGCACTTCAACCTGCCGGAGAACGGGGCCGTCCACACCCGGCTGGCCAGGGCGCGCGGCTTGATCGCGATCAGCGCCGGGGACTACGGAACCGCGTACCGGCACCTGCGGTCGCTCTTCGACCCGCACGGGGAACCGCTGCACCCGTTCCACTCGCTGCGCGCCGTCGCCGAGCTGGCCACCGCCGCGGCGCGAGCCGACCACCGCGACGACGCCCTGGTCGTGCTCGAGCGGGCCCGGCAGGCCTGCGGAGCGGATCCGACGACCCGCATGCGGCTCCTGCTGCACCACGCCGCCGCGCTGGTCGACGACGACGCCGACGCCGAACGCTCGTTCCGGCTGGCCACCGTCGACCCGGCCGGTGAGCAGTGGCCCTACGAGCGTGCGATGGCCCGGATGCACTACGGCGAGTGGCTCCGCCGACGTCGGCGGCCGTTGGACGCGCGAGCGCTGCTCTCCGCGGCGCGCGACACGTTCGACCGGCTGGGCGCGGTCCCCGCGGCGGACCGCGCCCGTCTGGAGCTCCGGGCCGCGGGCGACGGGCTCGACCGCGGCCACGAGGGACGGTCGACGCTGACCGCGTTGCTGACGCTCACCCCGCAGCAGCGGGAGATCGTCCGGCTGGCTGCGCAGGGACTGACGAACAAGGAGATCGCCGAGCGGCTGTTCCTCTCCCCGCGGACGGTCGGCGCGCACCTCTACAGCGTCTTCCCGAAACTCGGCATCACTCGTCGCCGCGAACTCCGCACGGTCCTGACGTCCGACGAGCCCTCGGCCGGGTAG